TACTTCTTGTTGTAGAATGATTACTCCTGCATTTGCCTGGGAAAGTGCATAAACAGCCAAGAAAATAGTGGGGGTGGGGAGGGGGTGTGGAGAAAAAAGAGCAAATCTTTTCTTGTTTACTTTGGCTTCAGTTGGCGATGAAATATGACTACGTATTATACAGCAGCGAGTTGGTGTGGTGTGGTTGAGCCTGCCCAGCACTGGACCCATAAAAATCAACCAGATTTTGCAAAACTGAGATTTGGGTGCGGAGAAGAACAATGTAGTCAGCAGTTTCTTGAAACAATTGATCAGGCTTGATCTCCCCGTGATCAGTGTGGACCGGAATGATGTTCTTGAGAGCCTCCAACTTCTCTGAAACGCACGCGCCTGCTCTGATTCTTGTTGAGGAGCTGTGCTGGATTTTGCAGGCTCTTCTATGGGGATTCGGCCTCCTCCTTGCAGTTTTTCTCATTAGGATGGGCGTCCCCATGTAGCTTCTTGGCCTTGAGCCCATTCAGGGTAGAAACCAAGATGAAGGGAAAGGCTGGAGGAAACAGGGAACTGGGAGGAATGGGGGGCTCGGTCCCCCGGCGGGCTGAGCGTTTCAACGGGGTTATGTCCTGTCTTCGAACGCGTTTCTTTGGATTGGAGGTGTTTAAGTAAGGCGATATCTGACCCCAACTGCCACTTGTTTATGTATAAACTACACAAAtgccatttttcctttttttttttttgtgccttTATTACCAAAATAGTTTTTGATTGGAAAGATATCTTATGACTGATATCTCCACGTGACGCCAGGAAATCGTAATACTACTAGCaattattaatgcaataatACTatccccttttttttaaaaaaaaaaaagaaagaaaaatccaatactatccttcctcttctttttttggtaaataaGGAAATTAGAGAATATAGATGAATTGCCTATGTTATGAAAGTTATAATACTAATGGAGTAGTAAAATGTTCATGAAGCAAAAAATTTAAGTTAATCATACGGTCAAAATAAAACTATATGCATCTTTTATGAATGTGAATTCAAACAAAGcgtgattttttttctttttttggttaaatgtAACTGAAATTTGACCTCATGTTAATAAATCGTGTATATTTGAGCATTTACTATATGAGAGCCACTCTCTATTATATTTACAGTCTATTTTGGTGATGTATTAAATATGACTCTTTCCTTTACCGATGCTAGTTCTCATACCAAGGTCCTATTAACACTAGTAAGTGCTTCAAAATATGGTTTGACGAGCTAATGCCAACCTTAGAGAtcggccttgtttggattgcattctcttgaattttttgtagaaaaattactgtaacgatttgatgtatgtgagaaaataaggtaatagggaaatatGATCACGGAAAAAGACGCAATTTTTCGTCAGAAAATGGCTATCCAAACGGGGTTAGTCGAATCTCTTACCTTTTCCTTCGGCAAAAACCAAAAAggaaacagaaaagaaaaaatagtaaATGTAGTTGCATTAGGATATCAAATTATCAATGACATGTTAATTTAATCCATAATGTATAaacaaaatgacatttaaaaaacaaaaaaaaaacctcccGATTTTATCAATATTAAAATATGTGGACATATAATCAATTACACCAGAGCAGGTATCAACTATCATCATAAATTCCTAGCTCCCCTTTTTATTTGGTCTAAAATGTGACGGCCTATTTCTGAATCCACAAACAAAAAGAATTGCATTTCGAACCGTGCTTTTGAACTTCATTGTGGCTCGACGAGAAGAAGTAGAACAATAAATGAGATTCATGCAACCGCTAGCTAAAAATTGTGCATCTCGAAATGTAAAATATCTGGCATTACCGAAAGAGATGCTATCAAGCTAACAATACTAGCTTTGCAGTTGCAACCCCCTATACTTACTTGAGCCCCAAAAATCAGATGGTCCACATCATTAATTCAATTTttctctctcccttttttttattttttaacgaGATATCCAGGCGACAATCTTTAACACATTTATATTTTACTTAacctatcatatatatatatatatatatatattaataattactattttttcttacatttatatattttttaattaattttatatttctaaaattttaaCGCCTGAAATAAATCTTATAGTCACGCGGTAGACGCACaccattttttgttttaattttctatttaaCAAAGCTTGTATGTGGGAGCGTGGGGTCCCGTGACAATCATAATGGGAGGCCCTACTCTCTTTACATACAAGAAGAAGATTGTAGATATTTCCGTTGATCGAAGGGTGTTTTTGTGATTTACGCCAGAAAGGCAGCCACACCAATTTCGTATCTCAGTTGAAAAATTCTAGCGGGAAGATGGCACACAACTTGCGACCATACGAGATCTGTGATCCATCTGGAAGAGACTTGCCCGAGAAAGCCTGCCTGTCTGCGAAAGGCACATTTCAAGGTTGGGGCCTAATCATTCTACTATTCCCCAATTACCCTCCAGATTTTCTTCAAGCTTGGGAAGGATATTTACATATGACCATACTTGTCGATATTATGCAAGGAAAATGGATTCATTTTACATTCCATGCATGATTAGACACAAATTGGAACGGGTCATTTCCTAGCAATGTCCCTAGCAGCCGTCATTTACAAGAAGATTAATTAGCATGACTAGCTAGTATTCAATAAGAGAATTGAGAGCCAATCCATCCAAAAAGGTGAAAGGCAACAATTCGGTAGTCTGGAGAATAATCGTGGGATTAATTAGTGAGACAAGTGCCTTAAAAAAAGTGTACTTATATGATAGCAGTACTTAAATAAACTTGTACCAGTAAAGACAAAGTTTTGAGGAAGGGAGAAAAGTAGTccggctaaaaaaaaaaatggaaaggaGGAGAAGGGCAATGA
This portion of the Coffea eugenioides isolate CCC68of chromosome 11, Ceug_1.0, whole genome shotgun sequence genome encodes:
- the LOC113752784 gene encoding uncharacterized protein LOC113752784, encoding MKEKLTFSYFLFFSVQILHSQTRAKRRKNERMGSRPRSYMGTPILMRKTARRRPNPHRRACKIQHSSSTRIRAGACVSEKLEALKNIIPVHTDHGEIKPDQLFQETADYIVLLRTQISVLQNLVDFYGSSAGQAQPHHTNSLLYNT